A region of the Apium graveolens cultivar Ventura chromosome 6, ASM990537v1, whole genome shotgun sequence genome:
GAAAGGTATTCCAAGCTCATCTGCAAATGCCTGCAGGTAATTCAAGTCCAAAGCCGTAATGAAGTTAGTTCGCCTAGTTAAAATATAAGGAGGAAGTTGCAAGGTATGAGTTAAAAAGTGTGTGGACTCTGAAAGCGGTATGGGAAGCACTATATTTTCCCATTAGGCATCACAAAGTTTGTCCTAGTAGGATGTATCATATGATTAGTGCAAGCACGTCGAACATAGAGCAGTAAGATGATCAATCAAAGTTGGGGGTCTTCACTTTGCTTATGCAAGAAAATGAAATACCCTTATCCTGGATTAGGATGCCTGTACCCGAAATTTGCCTCATCAAAATCAACAATATGACCAAATTTGCTAAAGAGATGGTATATTCTCGATCCCCAGGCTCGGGTTGGATCTTTCTGGACAAGCAAAATTCTTTTTACTACCTATTTATGTATTAGATGTATAAGAAAACTAAAGTGTGCATTTTCTCGAAAGAAACAACCAAATCCAGTTAAAAAGCTCCCATGCCCGGTTGGTGCAAAACAGTATCAAAGACAGGCTTAAACCTAACCATGTGGTTATGACCCGAGACCTCAGAACTCTAATAGGCTTAACATGCCAGTTCAGGCCTGCACACCGAGAGAACATCATGCAATCCTAACGTAGGACTAGAAAAGCTGAGGACGTATTATTATATGACTATGGTTGCATACTGTACCTTGGCTGTTTGCGTATCCACGACCTTGTTCTCAACCAAATCACATTTATTTCCCACCAAAAGCTTGCATACACTATCATTTGCATATCTATCAATTTCGCTCAGCCACTGCTTAACATTGTTGAAGCTCTCCATATCGGTAACATCATAAACAATCTGTTACAAGGTCCAGACAGTTTATTATATAAACATATGGAATGGTCTCACCGACAATCAACATAAAGAATGAAACAATGCATAGAAGATGCATAATTATTCAATATTCCGACACCTGAAGTGCTTCTAATTTTGCTACATTTCACTATATGTACAAGTGATAACTGTCATCAGAAGATACACTAATCATGATCTCAGGTGTCTGAGACTTGCATAATACATGCACAGTGCACATGTTAGGGAAACAAAAGTTAAAGAAATCGAATACAATAATTGCCCATTAAAAAACTACCACTAACCGTAAGCTTAcaaattttattttgttattatAAATAAGCTGAATGCAAAGTAACAGAGGATATTTTTTTGCCATTCGCTCACATTCACAACCTTAACAAACTACAACTTTTGTTAATGGTTTTATGTGTACTTGTCTTTCTTCATCCCTAGAAAACACCACCCCTCTGCATTACCCATACTCTCAACATTTATCATTGTCCCCGGACATGATGTGGATGCAGGTATGGGAATTATTGATGTCCAGCTCAGATGTTGAGTCCCCGCACATGTGTCCAATTTATGATCcatataataaattttatagtTTTTGTAACTAAGAATCTGACACTGGGATCCGCTGTAACCAAGCCTGTATAAGTACCATGGCCTTTTCTTGACGTATCACAATCATTCTCGGTAGAGGACCTGAACATCATATACCAAATCTAAATGGTGTTTTCTATAATTGTGGTGCACAAGCAGCTTGAATCCGGGGAGGGGGGGGGGGTTGGCAAGGGAAATGGGTGATGCAGAGGCTTGAACCAGTGGGGGAATGAGTCACAGAGAAGGATATGTTTGAGGTAAGTGAAATTGCCAGTGACATAAATGGTTGTTAAACAAGTAGTATCTGCAATAATTATGGATTTTTGCAGCTCATGTTTCTGTTCTCTAAACTGAAAATGTGAATTCTTACGCCTTATGAAACCCCAAAAGACAAACCTTCTTACAAATATAATTTAGACCTAGAACTTCTGTAACCATTAGAAGTGATCAGCATGAAACAAAGATATAGTTTTCAGGGAGGCTATAGGATAATAGAGACAATTGCAGTAAACCTCTTACCATTAGTCTAGTATCCGTTTACTGACCAGATGTACCCCAATTTAAACGAGTTAAATGTAATGCTATGCACAGAGTTTGCCATTGATGAAGGGCTGATACATGTCACTTACAATAATCCCATGTGCTCCTCGGTAGTAGCTGCTTGTTATCGTCCTGAATCGTTCCTGCCCTGCAGTATCCCACTAAAAACAACAAATCGAACTACTGTCAAAAGGTTGTTTTACACTTCTCTAAGACACATAGAATATTTCTCATCAACTCCCCCACTTTTtcatatttttagaaattaacatgCAACTTGTCCTAGAAAAAAGGATGATACAAGATACTTATTCAACTGGCAATCTAACAAGCTATAAAACACAAGAAAATATGCCCCCAGTTGGCCTTTCAATATCATGAATCTTCTGCAGACTCCACTGAAACCCTATATTTCGTCACAATTTCCAGTTCCAAGTTCTAATAAAATGAGGTGACAAATGCCAACTAcagaaataaaaatgttttaactGCGGAAAGACTAGCATGTTTTCGATAAAAAACAATTGACCAGACACTCCTGAACCATTATTTCACTAGGAAACATCAAATGTTCTAATGAATACTCACAATTTGAAGCTTCATTGTCTTGCCATCCTGCTCAGCAGTCCTAATTTTCTAAACAAAAAAAAACACGATTTAGCTTTACCGAAACAAAGAACAAAAAAGGGCACTTTACCCACCAGAAAGAGAGTAAAGAAAACTCACAAAATCAACCCCAATAGTGCTAATGTAACTATCAACATAAGAATCATCCTGAAATCAAAACCCCacaaattttaacaaaaaaagctgtgaatactgcattTAAAAAGCCAAGTAAAGGGTAAAAGAGCATTTAAAAAGCTAAGTAAAGGGTAAAAGAAAGTTGATAGTACAGCAAATCTGAGAAGAAGGCATGATTTTCCAACAGACGAGTCTCCGATCAGCAAGAGCTTGAAGAGATAATCACTACAACAAAATCAAGAAAACATAAACAAAAAGTTAGCACTTTTTATAATGAACAAGTGAAACAATGAAAACTATATAAAGTTGGTaactttaatatttttatgtaCAAAGAAAATCAAGAACTTACTAATTGTTGCTCATGTTTGGTGAATGAGAAACTGAAGGTGTTCTAAAATTGTTTGAAGGGGTTAGTTCTATGTTTGGTTTGCAGGGGagagatgaaaagaaaatgaaggaGAGGAAAGGTATGATTCAAAGGGAAGTCTCCTGCATGTGTCCCATGCTTTTTCCATTTTAAATATTTTCCCACCGCATTGGGAAATCATTTGGATGGTTCCTCCATCCAGTCTCAAATTTCTTGTCTATTTCGACTTTTGCGCATATTATAAAATACATTGAATGTATACTTCCTTCGAACTTCttttctaaataattttaaaaattaaataacgATTCACTTTTTTTTATGTATCTCCATATTCAGATTTTTAATAACATATGTTTCAGAACATAAAGTTGCAAACATGCTTAAACGTCCGTTGTGAATGGTGTATTTAGAAAAAATTAACGTGTCTGGACTGCTTTCGCAAACAACTTATAGTTGTGATTTGTGAATGGtgtatttttaaaatatatgtcTTATGTGTGCACCTGCTTTTGTCATTATCATTAAATTTGCTACTTGGCTATTTGCATTTGTTTGAATAAAAATGAGATACTATATTATGAAAAATTACTGCAGAAATAAAAGTAGTATAAATATGATTCTGAAGGTGAGCATTTTCAAATGCTGCAGCCTATGAGAAGTACCAGAAATGTTGCATGATTAGATATAAAAGTTCTATTACATAAAATTCATCACTAATAACAGCTTATGATAAGTTAGTGCTTCTCCACGTTTTTTTTAGTTGACATAATTGAGTTGCTATAATGCTTAGCCTTTTTTTATGACCTGCTTAGCCTTTAATTATTAGTTTCTGGCATATAAAAGAATAACAAATATTTTCATTATGAAATATGAATCATGAGTAAATGTCATAAAATGACAACATTAAGCTGCAGCTTTTACTAATGCCTCAATTATTCTTGTTTCTTGCATATCTAAATCTCTGTATATCTATTCTTTAGTGACACAGTAAACAAAATGGCCCATTATTTCCCTCTAGCTACTTGAAGAAGATAAATATTTTTGAGGAAAAAAGATGTCATAAGATCAACTTTTGATATCAAGAATTTGAAGTGCTCAAGGGCAAAAAGGCTTGTCCATGTCATTTTTGTGACTTGGAATTCGGAAATGCCTCAGTCTTCCCTCTTGTTTCTTCATATACCCTTCACATAAAAATGCCATTGAGAACTTATCTTCCACCACTCTATTCACATCATGCACAAATATATCAGTCTCAGCTCCTTCTTCTCTGTTCCGCGCTATCATTCCTGCTGTATATATGGCACTCATCCTCCCCGGAGCCTCATCATAGTAGCCGGTAGGCGCGTCAACCATGATCAAGTCCCATTTTGTGTCGTAAACTACATTAGGCAAACCTTTCAATGCCAGTTGACACATGGAGTACCTAGTTTCACCTATTGCTGTACACTCATTTCCTTTGCCTACGTCCATTAGCCCATCTGCTTGATGAACCTTGCTGTCGTATGTAACATGGTACGACTCTAATGTAGGAAACCTGTGCTTAATTTGCACGATCCAAGCCTCATCTTCTTCTAGGAAAATTGTGCGTCCACCAAAATTAAGTGTAGTCCACATTAGACTGTCATGGCCTAAGCCAAAAACTAGAAAGTTGCAAGGGGATTTTTTCTCAAGAATTCTTGATGATACCGAGATTTCCTTGAGTGTTTGTTGTGGAGTGATGGTTGAGGTTGTGTAATGGATAAGCGCTTTCGATACAGAAGGTGGGATTTTGTTGCAATTTGGCGAGCAACTTGTTGGATTTGCATTCGTTATAGTTCTTAGGACTTTCGGCAAAGTTTGTGTTGCTGGAGTTGAAACTTGCTTCGAAGAAGAGAAATTTGATCTCAGCACAAACAGAAGGAAGAACGCAAAGAAAACACCGATTGCAAGGAGAAACTTATTGTTGACAGGGTACTTAGTCTTTGGCCTCATTTTAGAAAATGGTTAAAGTTTTCGATAGACAGAGACAAGGGAGTTAAGGAAATGGAATATTTGGTTTAAGTGCTGCTGTGGATGATCATATTCATATATATGAACTGAAGTTGGAGAAGAAAATGAAATGTCTTTGTTATGTAAAGCTTTGGGATGAAGGGATGGATATTTAGAGTAGAATTGAAGAGAAAATGAGACATAGTTGGTGCATCAAGATAGTTGGTGTAGGTTCATTTAGCTAAGATTGTGACACATATATATAAGTTTGCTGTAATTACAGTTAGGAGTTTTGTTAAATTTGCTTCATTGTACATGTACATAGAGAAATCTGAAATAGAAGTATAGATTTTTGGATGTTAGCTATGTGTAAAGATTTGCTACCAAGATGGGAGGGCTAGTTAGGAAAACCAGTGGCAGTTGGGAGAGAAAGCAAAATGttgcttccatctttctttttagAACTAGTAGAATAGAATATATAGTAAAATATTAGTGtgaattaataaataaataatatatgagCATCAATATGTTAGAGAGATTAGTAAAAGACTTAGTAAAGTACAATCAGATTATCATTTTATAAATATAGTTATATGACACTCTCATCCTCCCAGGAGTCTCTTTGCAGTAGCCAGTTGGCGCGCCTACCATGATCAAGTTCCATTTTGTGTCGTAAACTACATTAGGCAACCCTTTCAAGGCGAGTTGACACATTAAGTACCAAGTTCAGCCAATAGCGCTGCACTCATCTCCTTTGCCTACTTCCATTAGCCCATCTGCTTGATGAACCTTGCTATTGTATGTAATGTGGTACGAATTCTAACACAGGAAACTTATACTTGATTTGTACTATCCAAGCCTCATCTACTCTAAAGAAAATCACTGTCCACTACTATTAAGTGTAGTCCACCTTAGACTGTCATGGCCTAAGCCGAAAACTAGAAAGTTTCATGGGGATTTTTTTCTCAAGAATTCTTGATGTTATTTGGAGACAGCATGGGACAAAGTTGGCCCATCTGGTGGAGATTTCTCTAGCCAAGACTGTGCCGCTCATATACAAGCTGTGATCAAGTTAAGAGTTTAGTTAAATTTGCTTCATTGGACATCTACATTGGTTGGATACAGGGCAGGCCCTTGGTTCAATAGCATATGTATATAGgtgtatttattttttatattattatttttttattttttatattttaaaatacaaattttaatTAGAATACATTAACATATATGTGATTGGGGGacatattaaaattttaaaatatattattatctttgtgataactttattttaaaattaaaatataatttactttaatttactttaaaaatataattaataaatttatttaataaacaaaacaaagtaaaaatgtgaaaggtttagagaaattgagtttttgGACTATGCGCGTCTATACCCATTACCCAGATGATCAGACGAAGTCATATAACAAAAGTACaaaaccctctctccttcccTCTGCTTAGCTACCGAATAAAATACAGAATACAGATTGTTCTCTGTTCATTctgaatatcaattatcaaaacACCGGAAGTCATCGACTCATCGTGAAGATCGGATCATCCGTGCTTTGCAATTCAGCAATTATAACACAGGTATGGTTTAAAGATTTCTATTCTAATTACTTTTTTAATAATATTGTAATTTActatttgtttattattatttttcaatttaagGATTTGATGTGAATAATTAGAGAATAATTGAGATTTGTTTTTGTAAAAAGTAGTATGTCTTTTGTGATTTACTGATTTGAGATTGGTGACTAAAATTAATTGCATTATTTTGTTTGATGACTAGATAATTTGAAAATGAAGCGTAACCAGTTATCGGGGCATAAAAAAGGCAAAAGAAATTGAAAGCGGCGGAAGCAGAGAAATTGCAAATGGGCTCTCTTGACAAGTTTTTTGGGAAAAAAACAACTAATAGTGGTGATATTGGGGTTCCTATTGAGAATACAGATATTAGAAAAGAATCTGAGAATGAAGCTACATATACTGAATTTGAGCAGGAGACTGAAACTGAGGAGCCAAAAACTCAAAATTTAAAAGATGGGCTTGTCGAGAATAATGTAGAAGAGACTGAGAAAGAAATTTCAGATGTTAGTATCAATTATGATCCTGGTACGTGGAAGAAAATTGATCAGTGGCTACGAGATTCATTGGTAAGAAAAGGACCTATCAGAATAATTTTAGAACATTTTCCAAAAGATTCAAGAAATAGACATTTTTCTTCGGTGCATTACACTCGGATTCTACCTAATGGAGACAAACAAGATAGGAAGTGGCTTGTTTATTCACTCTCAACAAACAAAGTCTTCTGTTTTTGTTGTATGTTATTTAAACATGATGTGGCCAAGACAAATTTTGCAGAAGTTGGAATTGATGATTGGCACAATCTTGCTGTTAAGTTAATATCTCATGAAAGCAGTAATGGTCATCTAGTAAATATGAGCGCTTGGATTGAGTTAGAAGTGCGGATGGAGAAAAATGAAACAATTGATAAGATTGAACAAGACCGGATTAAAAAAGAGATAGAGCACTGGAAAAAGGTCCTGGTTAGGATTATTGCTATGGTCCAAACTCTTGCTTGCAATAATTTAGCATTTCGAGGAGATGAAGAGAAAATTAATAAACGCAAGAATGGATTGTTCTGTAAATTCATTGAGATGCTTGCACAATTTGATCCAATAATGGAAGAGCACGTCCGACTAGTCAAGGAAGGTACTTTACATACACATTACTTGAGCCATAAAAttcaaaatgatttaataatGGCATTGGCAAATGAGATCAAGGATTcaatcaaaaaaaaaattctagAAGCAAGATACTTTTCTGTCATTTTGGATTGTACGCCAGATAAAAGTCGTGTGGAGCAAATGTCTTTAGTAATTCGGTGCGTTGATATTACTGTATCTCCAATAAAAGTTGAAGAATTTTTTATGCAGTTTGTGATAGTTGATGATACATCAGGTTTTGGGCTCTTTAGCAAGCTTGAAGAGGTTCTTGGTGATCTTGGACTTGATATTGATGATGTTAGAGGACAAGCATATGATAACAGGGCAAATATGAAAGGGAAACATAAAGGGGTTCAGAAAAGACTACTTGATGTGAATCCTCGAGCCTTTTACACTCCATGTGGTTGTCACAGTCTAAATCTTGTGCTTTGTGATATGGCAAACTGTTGTAGCAAGGGTTCTAATTTTTTTGGGGTTATACAAAGATTATACACTTTGTTTTCATCTTCAACACAGCGATGGGAAATTCTCAAGAAATTTGTTAACGGCCTAACATTAAAGCCACTGTTTGCAACAAGATGGGAAAGTCACATTGAAAGCGTGAGAGCGGTAAGATTTCAGACTTCTAAACTAAGAGATGCATTGGTTCATCCTAGTAATGTAACTTAAGACTCTATGATAAGATGTGAAGCTAGAAGTTTAGTTGAAAATGAAATTGAGAGTTTTGAGTTTCTATTTTCTATGTGCATCTGGTTTAACTTGTTAAATATCATTAATGCAATTAGTAAGTTCTTACAACTTGAAGATATTAATATTGATATTGCATCGTCAAGATTGGAAGAACTTATAAATTTCTTTAATGAGTTTAGAGAAACTGGTTATGACTCTTGTAAGAAGGAGGCAAAAGAGTTAGT
Encoded here:
- the LOC141666062 gene encoding uncharacterized protein LOC141666062 codes for the protein MGSLDKFFGKKTTNSGDIGVPIENTDIRKESENEATYTEFEQETETEEPKTQNLKDGLVENNVEETEKEISDVSINYDPGTWKKIDQWLRDSLVRKGPIRIILEHFPKDSRNRHFSSVHYTRILPNGDKQDRKWLVYSLSTNKVFCFCCMLFKHDVAKTNFAEVGIDDWHNLAVKLISHESSNGHLVNMSAWIELEVRMEKNETIDKIEQDRIKKEIEHWKKVLVRIIAMVQTLACNNLAFRGDEEKINKRKNGLFCKFIEMLAQFDPIMEEHVRLVKEGTLHTHYLSHKIQNDLIMALANEIKDSIKKKILEARYFSVILDCTPDKSRVEQMSLVIRCVDITVSPIKVEEFFMQFVIVDDTSGFGLFSKLEEVLGDLGLDIDDVRGQAYDNRANMKGKHKGVQKRLLDVNPRAFYTPCGCHSLNLVLCDMANCCSKGSNFFGVIQRLYTLFSSSTQRWEILKKFVNGLTLKPLFATRWESHIESVRAVRFQTSKLRDALVHPSNVT
- the LOC141668879 gene encoding ras-related protein RABD1-like, encoding MSNNYDYLFKLLLIGDSSVGKSCLLLRFADDSYVDSYISTIGVDFKIRTAEQDGKTMKLQIWDTAGQERFRTITSSYYRGAHGIIIVYDVTDMESFNNVKQWLSEIDRYANDSVCKLLVGNKCDLVENKVVDTQTAKAFADELGIPFLETSAKDSINVEQAFLTMAGEIRKKMGNQPAANKKSSSSVQIKGQQIEQKSNCCS
- the LOC141663802 gene encoding glucuronoxylan 4-O-methyltransferase 1; this translates as MRPKTKYPVNNKFLLAIGVFFAFFLLFVLRSNFSSSKQVSTPATQTLPKVLRTITNANPTSCSPNCNKIPPSVSKALIHYTTSTITPQQTLKEISVSSRILEKKSPCNFLVFGLGHDSLMWTTLNFGGRTIFLEEDEAWIVQIKHRFPTLESYHVTYDSKVHQADGLMDVGKGNECTAIGETRYSMCQLALKGLPNVVYDTKWDLIMVDAPTGYYDEAPGRMSAIYTAGMIARNREEGAETDIFVHDVNRVVEDKFSMAFLCEGYMKKQEGRLRHFRIPSHKNDMDKPFCP